In Rickettsiales bacterium, a genomic segment contains:
- the rplV gene encoding 50S ribosomal protein L22, with protein sequence MSKAKTNRKYAPNQAFATLRSLRCSPRKVALVAGLIRGASAGNALQQLTFSRKAVAKPVKELLKSAIANAENNHNLDIDRLFVKEVLVGKGIVMKRFAARARGRSSRIEKPFSNITIVLEEGAE encoded by the coding sequence ATGAGTAAAGCTAAAACAAATAGAAAATACGCACCAAATCAAGCATTTGCTACTTTGCGTTCGTTAAGATGCTCTCCAAGAAAAGTTGCACTCGTTGCAGGTTTAATTAGGGGTGCAAGTGCAGGAAACGCATTACAACAGCTTACTTTCTCAAGGAAAGCAGTTGCAAAGCCAGTAAAGGAATTACTTAAATCAGCGATTGCTAATGCTGAAAATAATCACAATCTTGATATTGACAGATTATTTGTTAAAGAAGTTTTGGTTGGCAAAGGAATAGTTATGAAAAGATTTGCTGCTCGTGCTAGAGGTCGTTCTTCTAGAATTGAAAAACCTTTCAGCAATATAACTATTGTTTTGGAAGAAGGTGCAGAATAA